Proteins from one Streptomyces sp. NBC_00289 genomic window:
- a CDS encoding YtxH domain-containing protein, protein MRYRLTFVAGLALGYVLGTKAGRERYEQLKKSARQVAQNPAVRNSAETAAQQGREYAGKAYHAVSEKVGDRVPDSVTDRVRSLRRHSPNGSREDDWGTSNT, encoded by the coding sequence ATGCGCTACCGGCTCACGTTCGTGGCCGGACTCGCTCTGGGTTACGTGCTCGGCACGAAGGCCGGACGCGAGCGCTACGAGCAGCTGAAGAAGTCCGCACGTCAGGTCGCGCAGAACCCCGCCGTCCGCAACAGCGCGGAGACGGCGGCGCAGCAGGGCCGCGAGTACGCCGGCAAGGCGTACCACGCGGTCAGCGAGAAGGTCGGAGACCGTGTGCCCGACTCGGTCACCGACCGCGTACGGTCCCTGCGCCGACACAGCCCCAACGGCAGCCGCGAGGACGACTGGGGCACCAGCAACACCTAG